A section of the Streptomyces sp. Je 1-369 genome encodes:
- the rplB gene encoding 50S ribosomal protein L2, giving the protein MGIRKYKPTTPGRRGSSVADFVEVTRSTPEKSLVRPLHSKGGRNNSGRVTVRHQGGGHKRAYRVIDFRRHDKDGVPAKVAHIEYDPNRTARIALLHYADGEKRYILAPRGTQQGDRIESGAGADIKPGNNMALRNIPVGTTIHAIELRPGGGAKFARSAGASVQLLAKEGAMAHLRMPSGEIRLVDVRCRATIGEVGNAEQSNINWGKAGRMRWKGVRPTVRGVVMNPVDHPHGGGEGKTSGGRHPVSPWGKKEGRTRDRNKASNKYIVRRRKSNKKR; this is encoded by the coding sequence ATGGGAATCCGCAAGTACAAGCCGACTACGCCGGGCCGTCGTGGCTCCTCCGTAGCCGACTTCGTCGAGGTAACGCGGTCCACGCCGGAGAAGTCGCTGGTTCGCCCGCTGCACAGCAAGGGCGGCCGTAACAATTCCGGTCGTGTGACCGTTCGCCACCAGGGTGGTGGCCACAAGCGCGCCTACCGCGTGATCGACTTCCGTCGCCACGACAAGGACGGCGTGCCGGCCAAGGTCGCGCACATCGAGTACGACCCCAACCGCACGGCGCGCATCGCGCTGCTGCACTACGCGGACGGCGAGAAGCGCTACATCCTCGCCCCGCGCGGCACGCAGCAGGGTGACCGGATTGAGAGCGGCGCTGGCGCCGACATCAAGCCCGGCAACAACATGGCGCTGCGCAACATCCCCGTGGGTACCACGATCCACGCCATCGAGCTGCGGCCCGGCGGCGGCGCGAAGTTCGCCCGCTCCGCGGGTGCCTCCGTGCAGCTGCTCGCGAAGGAAGGCGCCATGGCGCACCTTCGCATGCCGTCCGGTGAGATCCGCCTGGTCGACGTCCGCTGCCGCGCCACCATCGGTGAGGTCGGCAACGCCGAGCAGTCGAACATCAACTGGGGCAAGGCCGGCCGCATGCGCTGGAAGGGCGTCCGCCCGACCGTGCGTGGTGTCGTGATGAACCCGGTCGACCACCCGCACGGTGGTGGCGAAGGCAAGACCTCCGGTGGTCGTCACCCGGTCTCGCCGTGGGGCAAGAAGGAGGGTCGTACTCGTGATCGCAACAAGGCGAGCAACAAGTACATCGTCCGTCGCCGCAAGTCGAACAAGAAGCGCTAG
- the rpsH gene encoding 30S ribosomal protein S8: protein MTMTDPIADMLTRLRNANSAYHDTVAMPHSKIKSHIAEILQQEGFITGWKVEDAEVGKNLVLELKFGPNRERSIAGIKRISKPGLRVYAKSTNLPKVLGGLGVAIISTSHGLLTGQQAGKKGVGGEVLAYVW from the coding sequence ATGACCATGACTGATCCGATCGCGGACATGCTGACTCGTCTGCGTAACGCGAACTCGGCGTACCACGACACCGTGGCGATGCCGCACAGCAAGATCAAGTCTCACATCGCGGAGATCCTCCAGCAGGAGGGCTTCATCACGGGCTGGAAGGTCGAGGACGCCGAGGTTGGCAAGAACCTCGTTCTCGAGCTGAAGTTCGGCCCGAACCGTGAGCGCTCCATTGCGGGCATCAAGCGGATCTCCAAGCCCGGTCTCCGGGTTTACGCGAAGTCCACCAACCTGCCGAAGGTCCTCGGCGGCCTCGGCGTGGCGATCATCTCCACGTCGCACGGTCTCCTGACCGGCCAGCAGGCAGGCAAGAAGGGCGTAGGTGGGGAAGTCCTCGCCTACGTCTGGTAG
- the rplV gene encoding 50S ribosomal protein L22, translated as MEARAQARYIRVTPMKARRVVDLIRGMDATEAQAVLRFAPQAASVPVGKVLDSAIANAAHNYDHSDASSLVISEAYVDEGPTLKRFRPRAQGRAYRIRKRTSHITVVVSSKEGTR; from the coding sequence ATGGAAGCCAGGGCCCAGGCGCGGTACATCCGCGTCACGCCCATGAAGGCCCGCCGCGTGGTGGACCTCATCCGTGGCATGGATGCCACGGAGGCTCAGGCGGTCCTGCGTTTCGCCCCGCAGGCCGCGAGCGTGCCGGTCGGCAAGGTGCTGGACAGCGCCATTGCCAACGCCGCGCACAACTACGACCACTCTGACGCCTCTTCGCTGGTCATCAGCGAGGCGTACGTGGATGAGGGCCCGACCCTGAAGCGGTTCCGTCCGCGTGCTCAGGGCCGTGCCTACCGGATCCGTAAGCGGACCAGCCACATCACCGTGGTCGTCAGCAGCAAGGAAGGAACCCGGTAA
- the rpsE gene encoding 30S ribosomal protein S5, translating to MAGPQRRGGGAGGGERRDRKGRDGGNAAAEKTAYVERVVAINRVAKVVKGGRRFSFTALVVVGDGDGTVGVGYGKAKEVPAAIAKGVEEAKKHFFKVPRIQGTIPHPIQGEKAAGVVLLKPASPGTGVIAGGPVRAVLECAGVHDILSKSLGSDNAINIVHATVAALKGLQRPEEIAARRGLPLEDVAPAALLRARAGAGA from the coding sequence ATGGCTGGACCCCAGCGCCGCGGTGGCGGTGCCGGTGGCGGCGAGCGGCGGGACCGGAAGGGTCGCGACGGTGGCAACGCCGCCGCCGAGAAGACCGCGTACGTTGAGCGCGTCGTCGCGATCAACCGCGTCGCCAAGGTTGTGAAGGGTGGTCGTCGCTTCAGCTTCACTGCGCTCGTCGTAGTGGGCGACGGTGACGGCACCGTGGGTGTCGGTTACGGCAAGGCCAAGGAGGTGCCGGCCGCCATCGCCAAGGGTGTTGAGGAGGCCAAGAAGCACTTCTTCAAGGTCCCCCGTATCCAGGGCACCATCCCGCACCCGATCCAGGGCGAGAAGGCCGCGGGCGTCGTCCTGCTCAAGCCTGCTTCCCCCGGTACCGGTGTTATCGCCGGTGGCCCGGTGCGAGCCGTGCTCGAGTGCGCCGGCGTGCACGACATCCTGTCGAAGTCCCTGGGCTCCGACAACGCGATCAACATCGTGCACGCGACCGTGGCGGCCCTCAAGGGCCTGCAGCGTCCCGAGGAGATCGCGGCTCGCCGTGGTCTGCCCCTCGAGGACGTCGCCCCCGCGGCTCTCCTTCGTGCGCGTGCGGGAGCGGGTGCGTAA
- the rplP gene encoding 50S ribosomal protein L16: MLIPRRVKHRKQHHPKRSGMSKGGTQVAFGEYGIQALTPAYVTNRQIEAARIAMTRHIKRGGKVWINIYPDRPLTKKPAETRMGSGKGSPEWWIANVKPGRVMFELSYPNEKIAREALTRAAHKLPMKCRIVRREAGES, from the coding sequence ATGCTGATCCCCCGTAGGGTCAAGCACCGCAAGCAGCACCACCCGAAGCGCAGCGGTATGTCCAAGGGTGGCACGCAGGTTGCGTTCGGCGAGTACGGCATTCAGGCCCTCACTCCGGCGTACGTGACCAACCGCCAGATCGAGGCGGCTCGTATCGCGATGACCCGCCACATCAAGCGTGGCGGCAAGGTCTGGATCAACATCTACCCGGACCGCCCCCTCACCAAGAAGCCTGCCGAGACCCGCATGGGTTCCGGTAAGGGTTCTCCCGAGTGGTGGATCGCGAACGTCAAGCCCGGTCGGGTGATGTTCGAGCTGTCCTACCCGAACGAGAAGATTGCTCGTGAGGCGCTCACCCGCGCTGCTCACAAGCTTCCGATGAAGTGCCGCATCGTCCGGCGCGAGGCAGGTGAGTCGTGA
- the rplN gene encoding 50S ribosomal protein L14 produces the protein MIQQESRLRVADNTGAKEILTIRVLGGSGRRYAGIGDVIVATVKDAIPGGNVKKGDVVKAVIVRTVKERRRPDGSYIRFDENAAVILKNDGDPRGTRIFGPVGRELREKKFMKIISLAPEVL, from the coding sequence GTGATCCAGCAGGAGTCGCGACTGCGCGTCGCCGACAACACGGGTGCGAAGGAAATTCTCACCATCCGTGTTCTCGGTGGCTCGGGTCGCCGCTACGCGGGCATCGGTGACGTCATCGTCGCCACCGTGAAGGACGCGATCCCCGGTGGCAACGTGAAGAAGGGTGACGTCGTCAAGGCGGTCATCGTTCGCACCGTCAAGGAGCGCCGCCGTCCGGACGGCTCGTACATCCGCTTCGACGAGAACGCCGCCGTCATTCTGAAGAACGACGGCGACCCTCGCGGCACCCGTATCTTCGGCCCCGTCGGCCGTGAGCTGCGCGAGAAGAAGTTCATGAAGATCATCTCGCTCGCGCCGGAGGTGCTGTAA
- the map gene encoding type I methionyl aminopeptidase, with product MVQIKTPEQIAKMREAGLVVAAIHAATREAAVPGATTKDLDEVARKVIAEHGAKSNFLGYGGFPATICTSVNEVVVHGIPDDKTVLKDGDIISIDAGAIIDGWHGDAAYTAFVGTGHAPELVELSRVTEESMWAGLAAMKQGNRLVDISRAIETYIRRQPKPGGGKYGIVEDYGGHGIGTEMHMDPHLLNYVERRRGKGPKLVPGFCLAIEPMVSLGTPRTEVLEDDWTVITTDGTWSSHWEHSIALTEEGPIVLTAPDCGKAKLAEYGVTTAPDPLG from the coding sequence ATGGTGCAGATCAAGACCCCCGAGCAGATCGCGAAGATGCGTGAGGCGGGCCTTGTCGTCGCCGCGATCCACGCCGCGACCCGTGAGGCCGCGGTGCCCGGCGCCACCACGAAGGATCTGGACGAGGTCGCCCGCAAGGTCATCGCCGAGCACGGGGCGAAGTCGAACTTCCTCGGGTACGGCGGGTTCCCCGCCACGATCTGCACCTCGGTCAACGAGGTCGTCGTGCACGGCATCCCCGACGACAAGACCGTCCTGAAGGACGGCGACATCATCTCCATCGACGCGGGCGCCATCATCGACGGCTGGCACGGCGACGCGGCCTACACGGCGTTCGTGGGCACCGGTCACGCTCCGGAGCTGGTCGAGCTCTCCCGGGTCACCGAGGAGTCGATGTGGGCCGGTCTCGCGGCCATGAAGCAGGGCAACCGGCTCGTCGACATCTCCCGCGCCATCGAGACGTACATCCGCCGGCAGCCGAAGCCGGGCGGCGGCAAGTACGGGATCGTCGAGGACTACGGCGGCCACGGCATCGGCACCGAGATGCACATGGACCCGCATCTCCTGAACTACGTGGAGCGCCGCCGTGGCAAGGGCCCCAAGCTGGTCCCCGGCTTCTGCCTCGCCATCGAGCCCATGGTCTCCCTCGGCACCCCCCGCACGGAGGTCCTGGAGGACGACTGGACGGTCATCACGACGGACGGCACCTGGTCCTCGCACTGGGAGCACTCCATCGCGCTGACGGAGGAGGGCCCGATCGTCC
- the rplX gene encoding 50S ribosomal protein L24, protein MKIKKGDLVQVITGKDKGKQGKVIAAYPRDERVLVEGVNRVKKHTKAGPTASGSQAGGIVTTEAPVHVSNVQLVVEKDGNKVVTRVGYRFDDEGNKIRVAKRTGEDI, encoded by the coding sequence ATGAAGATCAAGAAGGGCGACCTGGTACAGGTCATCACCGGTAAGGACAAGGGCAAGCAGGGCAAGGTCATTGCCGCTTACCCGCGCGACGAGCGCGTCCTGGTCGAGGGTGTCAACCGGGTCAAGAAGCACACGAAGGCCGGCCCGACCGCCAGCGGCTCGCAGGCCGGCGGCATCGTGACCACCGAGGCCCCCGTCCACGTCTCCAACGTCCAGCTGGTCGTGGAGAAGGACGGCAACAAGGTCGTCACGCGCGTCGGTTACCGCTTCGACGACGAGGGCAACAAGATCCGCGTTGCCAAGCGGACGGGTGAGGACATCTGA
- the rplF gene encoding 50S ribosomal protein L6: protein MSRIGKLPITVPAGVDVTIDGQTVAVKGPKGSLSHTIVAPIEIAKGEDGVLNVTRPNDERQNKALHGLSRTLVANMITGVTAGYVKKLEISGVGYRVLAKGSNLEFSLGYSHPILIEAPEGISFKVESATKFSVEGIDKQKVGEVAANIRKLRKPDPYKAKGVKYEGEVIRRKVGKAGK from the coding sequence ATGTCGCGTATTGGCAAGCTCCCCATCACGGTTCCCGCCGGCGTGGACGTCACCATCGACGGCCAGACGGTCGCGGTCAAGGGCCCCAAGGGTTCCCTGAGCCACACCATCGTCGCGCCGATCGAGATCGCTAAGGGTGAGGACGGCGTTCTGAACGTCACCCGCCCGAACGACGAGCGTCAGAACAAGGCCCTCCACGGCCTGTCCCGCACGCTGGTGGCGAACATGATCACCGGCGTGACCGCGGGTTACGTGAAGAAGCTCGAAATCAGCGGTGTCGGTTACCGCGTCCTGGCGAAGGGCTCCAACCTGGAGTTCTCGCTCGGCTACAGCCACCCGATCCTGATCGAGGCGCCCGAGGGCATCTCCTTCAAGGTCGAATCGGCGACCAAGTTCTCGGTCGAGGGCATCGACAAGCAGAAGGTCGGCGAGGTTGCGGCCAACATCCGCAAGCTGCGCAAGCCCGACCCGTACAAGGCCAAGGGCGTCAAGTACGAAGGCGAAGTCATCCGCCGCAAGGTCGGAAAGGCGGGTAAGTAA
- the rpmC gene encoding 50S ribosomal protein L29, whose protein sequence is MSAGTKASELRELGNEELVNKLREAKEELFNLRFQAATGQLENHGRLKAVRKDIARIYTLMRERELGIETVESA, encoded by the coding sequence ATGTCGGCCGGTACCAAGGCGTCCGAGCTGCGCGAGCTGGGCAACGAGGAGCTTGTCAACAAGCTTCGCGAGGCCAAGGAAGAGCTGTTCAACCTCCGCTTCCAGGCGGCGACGGGTCAGCTCGAGAACCACGGTCGGCTGAAGGCCGTCCGTAAGGACATCGCGCGGATCTACACCCTCATGCGTGAGCGCGAGCTGGGCATCGAGACGGTGGAGAGCGCCTGA
- the rplE gene encoding 50S ribosomal protein L5, which translates to MTTTTTPRLKTKYREEIAGKLQEEFSYENVMQTPGLVKIVVNMGVGDAARDSKLMDGAVRDLTIITGQKPAITKARKSIAQFKLREGQPIGCHVTLRGDRMWEFLDRTLSLALPRIRDFRGLSPKQFDGRGNYTFGLTEQVMFHEIDQDKIDRVRGMDITVVTTATNDAEGRALLRHLGFPFKEA; encoded by the coding sequence ATGACGACCACCACCACTCCGCGTCTGAAGACGAAGTACCGCGAGGAGATCGCGGGCAAGCTGCAGGAAGAGTTCTCGTACGAGAACGTCATGCAGACCCCGGGTCTCGTCAAGATCGTGGTCAACATGGGTGTCGGCGACGCCGCCCGTGACTCGAAGCTCATGGACGGTGCCGTCCGTGACCTGACCATCATCACGGGTCAGAAGCCGGCCATCACCAAGGCCCGGAAGTCCATCGCGCAGTTCAAGCTGCGCGAGGGTCAGCCGATCGGCTGCCACGTCACGCTCCGTGGCGACCGCATGTGGGAGTTCCTGGACCGCACCCTGTCGCTCGCGCTGCCGCGCATCCGCGACTTCCGTGGTCTGTCCCCCAAGCAGTTCGACGGCCGTGGCAACTACACCTTCGGTCTCACGGAGCAGGTCATGTTCCACGAGATCGACCAGGACAAGATCGACCGCGTCCGGGGTATGGACATCACCGTGGTGACCACGGCGACCAACGACGCTGAGGGCCGTGCGCTCCTTCGTCACCTCGGCTTCCCGTTCAAGGAGGCGTAA
- the rplO gene encoding 50S ribosomal protein L15, with the protein MAEQNPLKVHNLRPAPGAKTAKTRVGRGEASKGKTAGRGTKGTKARYQVPERFEGGQMPLHMRLPKLKGFKNPFKTEFQVVNLDKLSALFPEGGEVTVEALVAKGAVRKNSLVKVLGQGEVTVALQVTVDAVSGSAKEKITAAGGTVTELV; encoded by the coding sequence ATGGCGGAGCAGAACCCGCTGAAGGTCCACAACCTCCGGCCCGCCCCGGGCGCCAAGACCGCCAAGACCCGTGTGGGTCGTGGTGAGGCGTCCAAGGGTAAGACCGCTGGTCGTGGTACCAAGGGCACCAAGGCCCGTTACCAGGTTCCGGAGCGCTTCGAGGGTGGCCAGATGCCCCTCCACATGCGTCTCCCGAAGCTCAAGGGCTTCAAGAACCCGTTCAAGACCGAGTTCCAGGTCGTGAACCTCGACAAGCTGAGCGCGCTGTTCCCCGAGGGTGGCGAGGTCACCGTCGAGGCCCTCGTGGCCAAGGGTGCGGTTCGCAAGAACAGCCTCGTCAAGGTGCTCGGCCAGGGTGAGGTCACCGTGGCGCTGCAGGTGACGGTCGACGCCGTCTCCGGCTCCGCCAAGGAGAAGATCACCGCCGCCGGCGGTACCGTCACCGAGCTCGTCTGA
- the rpsC gene encoding 30S ribosomal protein S3 has product MGQKVNPHGFRLGVTTDFKSRWYADKLYKDYVKEDVAIRRMMTSGMERAGISKVEIERTRDRVRVDIHTARPGIVIGRRGAEADRIRGDLEKLTGKQVQLNILEVKNPEVDAQLVAQAVAEQLSSRVSFRRAMRKSMQSAMKAGAKGIKIQCGGRLGGAEMSRSEFYREGRVPLHTLRANVDYGFFEAKTTFGRIGVKVWIYKGDVKNIAEVRAENAAARAGNRPARGGNDRPARGGRGGERGGRGRKPQQSAPAAEAPKAEAPAAAPAAESTGTEA; this is encoded by the coding sequence ATGGGCCAGAAGGTAAACCCGCACGGGTTCCGGCTCGGTGTCACGACCGACTTCAAGTCGCGTTGGTACGCCGACAAGCTGTACAAGGACTACGTCAAGGAAGACGTCGCCATCCGTCGGATGATGACGTCCGGCATGGAGCGCGCCGGCATCTCGAAGGTTGAGATCGAGCGCACCCGTGACCGCGTGCGTGTGGACATCCACACCGCTCGTCCCGGCATCGTCATCGGCCGCCGTGGCGCCGAGGCCGACCGCATCCGCGGTGACCTCGAGAAGCTCACGGGCAAGCAGGTCCAGCTGAACATCCTCGAGGTCAAGAACCCCGAGGTCGACGCTCAGCTCGTGGCCCAGGCCGTCGCGGAGCAGCTGTCCTCCCGCGTCTCCTTCCGTCGCGCCATGCGTAAGAGCATGCAGTCGGCGATGAAGGCGGGCGCCAAGGGCATCAAGATCCAGTGTGGTGGCCGCCTCGGTGGCGCCGAGATGTCGCGCTCGGAGTTCTACCGCGAGGGCCGTGTGCCCCTGCACACGCTCCGCGCCAACGTGGACTACGGCTTCTTCGAGGCCAAGACGACCTTCGGCCGCATCGGCGTGAAGGTCTGGATCTACAAGGGCGACGTCAAGAACATCGCCGAGGTCCGCGCCGAGAACGCCGCTGCCCGCGCCGGCAACCGCCCGGCCCGTGGTGGCAACGACCGCCCGGCCCGTGGTGGCCGCGGTGGCGAGCGTGGCGGTCGCGGTCGCAAGCCGCAGCAGTCGGCTCCGGCCGCCGAGGCCCCCAAGGCCGAGGCGCCCGCCGCTGCTCCGGCTGCTGAGAGCACCGGAACGGAGGCCTGA
- the secY gene encoding preprotein translocase subunit SecY, which produces MLTAFARAFKTPDLRKKLLFTLGIIVIYRVGTHVPIPGVDYRNVQTCIDNANANQGLFGLVNMFSGGALLQITIFALGIMPYITASIILQLLTVVIPRLEALKKEGQAGTAKITQYTRYLTIALAILQGTGLVATARTGTLFQGCPVASEIVPDQSIFVTITMVITMTAGTACVMWLGELITDRGIGNGMSILMFISIAATFPSALWAIKQQGDLAGGWIEFGTVIAVGLVMVGLVVFVEQAQRRIPVQYAKRMIGRRSYGGTSTYIPLKVNQAGIIPVIFASSLLYIPALVAQFAGGNSGWKTWIEANLTKGDHPIYIATYFILIVFFAFFYVAISFNPEEVADNMKKYGGFIPGIRAGRPTAEYLSYVLNRITWPGSLYLGLIALVPTMALVGFQANQNFPFGGTSILIIVGVGLETVKQIESQLQQRNYEGFLR; this is translated from the coding sequence GTGCTCACCGCGTTCGCCCGGGCGTTCAAGACGCCCGACCTGCGCAAGAAGCTGCTCTTCACACTCGGCATCATCGTGATCTACCGGGTGGGTACGCATGTGCCGATTCCCGGTGTCGACTACCGGAACGTCCAGACCTGCATCGACAACGCCAATGCGAACCAGGGTCTGTTCGGTCTCGTCAACATGTTCAGCGGTGGCGCGCTGCTGCAGATCACGATCTTCGCGCTCGGCATCATGCCGTACATCACGGCGAGCATCATTCTGCAGCTGCTGACCGTGGTGATCCCGCGACTCGAGGCCCTCAAGAAGGAGGGCCAGGCCGGCACCGCGAAGATCACGCAGTACACGCGCTATCTGACCATCGCGCTCGCGATCCTCCAGGGCACCGGCCTCGTGGCCACCGCCCGCACCGGCACCCTCTTCCAGGGCTGCCCCGTGGCCAGCGAGATCGTGCCCGACCAGTCGATCTTCGTCACCATCACGATGGTCATCACGATGACGGCCGGTACGGCCTGTGTCATGTGGCTCGGTGAGCTCATCACCGACCGCGGCATCGGCAACGGCATGTCGATCCTGATGTTCATCTCGATCGCCGCGACCTTCCCGAGCGCCCTGTGGGCCATCAAGCAGCAGGGCGACCTGGCGGGCGGCTGGATCGAGTTCGGCACCGTCATCGCGGTCGGTCTCGTGATGGTCGGCCTGGTGGTCTTCGTCGAGCAGGCGCAGCGTCGCATTCCGGTCCAGTACGCGAAGCGAATGATCGGTCGCCGGTCCTACGGCGGAACGTCGACCTACATTCCACTGAAGGTCAATCAGGCGGGCATCATCCCTGTGATCTTCGCCTCCTCGCTGCTTTACATTCCGGCTCTCGTCGCTCAGTTCGCGGGCGGCAACTCGGGATGGAAGACGTGGATCGAGGCGAACCTGACCAAGGGTGACCATCCGATTTACATCGCCACGTACTTCATCCTGATCGTCTTCTTCGCCTTCTTCTACGTCGCGATCTCCTTCAACCCCGAGGAAGTCGCCGACAACATGAAGAAGTATGGTGGCTTCATCCCGGGCATCCGGGCTGGCCGTCCGACCGCTGAGTACCTGAGTTACGTACTCAACCGGATCACCTGGCCGGGTTCGCTGTATTTGGGTCTGATCGCTCTTGTGCCGACGATGGCGTTGGTGGGCTTCCAGGCGAACCAGAACTTCCCGTTCGGCGGGACGAGCATCCTCATCATCGTGGGTGTGGGTCTGGAAACCGTGAAGCAGATCGAGAGCCAGCTCCAGCAGCGCAATTACGAAGGGTTCCTCCGCTGA
- a CDS encoding adenylate kinase, with translation MRIVLVGPPGAGKGTQAAFLAKNLSIPHISTGDLFRANISQGTELGVQAKAYMDAGNLVPDEVTIGMAKDRMAKPDAVNGFLLDGFPRNVSQAEALDVALKADDVKLDAVLDLEVPEDEVVKRIAGRRICRKDSSHVFHVTYSKPKAEGVCDVCGGELYQREDDSEDTVRKRLEVYHTQTEPIIDYYRTQGLVVTISALGKVEEVTARAMEALKGDK, from the coding sequence ATGCGAATCGTCCTCGTCGGGCCGCCCGGTGCGGGCAAGGGAACGCAGGCCGCGTTCCTGGCCAAGAACTTGTCGATCCCGCACATCTCCACCGGCGACCTCTTCCGTGCCAACATCAGCCAGGGCACGGAGCTGGGCGTGCAGGCGAAGGCGTACATGGACGCCGGAAACCTCGTGCCGGACGAGGTGACGATCGGCATGGCGAAGGACCGCATGGCCAAGCCGGACGCCGTGAACGGCTTCCTGCTCGACGGGTTCCCGCGCAACGTGTCGCAGGCCGAGGCGCTGGACGTGGCGCTCAAGGCCGACGACGTGAAGCTCGACGCCGTCCTGGACCTGGAGGTCCCCGAGGACGAGGTCGTCAAGCGGATCGCGGGGCGGCGGATCTGCCGCAAGGACTCCAGCCACGTCTTCCACGTGACGTACAGCAAGCCGAAGGCGGAAGGCGTCTGTGACGTCTGCGGCGGCGAGCTCTACCAGCGCGAGGACGACAGCGAGGACACCGTCCGCAAGCGCCTCGAGGTCTACCACACGCAGACCGAGCCGATCATCGACTACTACCGGACCCAGGGTCTGGTCGTGACGATCTCGGCGCTCGGCAAGGTGGAAGAGGTCACCGCGCGCGCGATGGAAGCCCTCAAGGGCGATAAGTAG
- a CDS encoding type Z 30S ribosomal protein S14: MAKKALIAKAARKPKFGVRAYTRCQRCGRPHSVYRKFGLCRVCLREMAHRGELPGVTKSSW, from the coding sequence ATGGCGAAGAAGGCTCTGATTGCCAAGGCTGCTCGTAAGCCCAAGTTCGGTGTGCGTGCGTACACCCGCTGCCAGCGCTGCGGCCGTCCGCACTCCGTCTACCGTAAGTTCGGCCTCTGCCGCGTGTGCCTTCGTGAGATGGCTCACCGTGGCGAGCTCCCGGGCGTGACCAAGAGCTCCTGGTAG
- the rpmD gene encoding 50S ribosomal protein L30, translated as MAQLKITQTKSYIGSKQNHRDTLRSLGLKGINTQVVKEDRPEFRGMVQTVRHLVTVEEVD; from the coding sequence ATGGCACAGCTCAAGATCACGCAGACGAAGTCGTACATCGGCAGCAAGCAGAACCACCGCGACACCCTGCGCTCCCTTGGTCTCAAGGGCATCAACACGCAGGTCGTCAAGGAGGACCGTCCCGAGTTCCGCGGCATGGTGCAGACCGTCCGCCACCTCGTGACGGTTGAGGAGGTCGACTGA
- the rpsS gene encoding 30S ribosomal protein S19 has protein sequence MPRSLKKGPFVDDHLVKKVDVQNEAGTKNVIKTWSRRSMIIPSMLGHTIAVHNGKTHIPVFVTESMVGHKLGEFSPTRTFRGHVKDDRKSKRR, from the coding sequence ATGCCGCGCAGTCTCAAGAAGGGGCCCTTCGTCGACGACCACCTCGTAAAAAAGGTGGACGTTCAGAACGAAGCCGGCACCAAGAACGTCATCAAGACCTGGTCCCGTCGCTCGATGATCATTCCCAGCATGCTGGGTCACACGATCGCGGTGCACAACGGCAAGACCCACATCCCGGTGTTCGTCACCGAGTCGATGGTCGGCCACAAGCTCGGCGAGTTCTCGCCGACTCGCACCTTCCGCGGCCACGTCAAGGACGACCGGAAGTCGAAGCGCCGCTAG
- the rpsQ gene encoding 30S ribosomal protein S17, translating to MSESNVTEETKAARGFRKTRQGLVVSDKMDKTVVVAVEDRVTHALYGKVIRRTNKLKAHDEQNAAGVGDRVLLMETRPLSATKRWRIVEILEKAK from the coding sequence ATGAGCGAGAGCAACGTGACTGAAGAGACGAAGGCCGCGCGCGGCTTCCGCAAGACCCGTCAGGGTCTGGTCGTCAGCGACAAGATGGACAAGACCGTCGTCGTCGCTGTCGAGGACCGCGTGACCCACGCGCTGTACGGCAAGGTCATCCGCCGTACGAACAAGCTCAAGGCGCACGACGAGCAGAACGCTGCCGGCGTCGGCGACCGCGTCCTCCTGATGGAGACGCGTCCGCTGTCCGCCACCAAGCGCTGGCGCATCGTCGAGATCCTCGAGAAGGCCAAGTAA
- the rplR gene encoding 50S ribosomal protein L18 has translation MAYGVKIAKGDAYKRAAIKRRHIRIRKHISGTAERPRLVVTRSNRHIVAQVIDDIKGHTLASASTLDTTIRGAEGDKSAAAKSVGALVAERAKAAGVETVVFDRGGNQYAGRIAALADAAREAGLKF, from the coding sequence ATGGCATACGGTGTCAAGATTGCTAAGGGCGACGCTTACAAGCGTGCTGCCATCAAGCGTCGTCACATCCGCATCCGTAAGCACATCTCGGGTACGGCTGAGCGTCCTCGCCTGGTCGTGACGCGCTCCAACCGCCACATCGTGGCCCAGGTCATCGACGACATCAAGGGTCACACCCTTGCGTCGGCTTCGACCCTGGACACCACGATCCGCGGTGCCGAGGGCGACAAGTCCGCGGCTGCCAAGTCGGTCGGCGCCCTGGTCGCCGAGCGCGCCAAGGCCGCCGGTGTCGAGACTGTCGTGTTCGACCGTGGTGGTAACCAGTACGCCGGGCGCATCGCCGCCCTGGCGGACGCCGCCCGCGAAGCCGGACTCAAGTTCTGA